One stretch of Balneolaceae bacterium DNA includes these proteins:
- a CDS encoding response regulator has product MDESRKILIVEDDMIISMVLERMIMKLNHKVINKVITGAKAIETTRELKPDLILMDIQLKDEIDGIAAMQTIREWSEVPVIYITGNSDQYNLSRAKKTHFIDYLVKPIQMSDLERSIQKAFA; this is encoded by the coding sequence ATGGACGAGTCCAGAAAAATCCTCATTGTCGAGGACGACATGATTATATCGATGGTGCTTGAGCGCATGATCATGAAGCTCAACCACAAGGTGATCAACAAGGTGATCACCGGCGCCAAAGCCATCGAAACCACCCGTGAGCTGAAGCCCGACCTTATCCTGATGGACATTCAGCTCAAGGACGAAATCGACGGCATCGCTGCCATGCAGACCATCCGGGAATGGTCCGAAGTGCCCGTCATCTACATCACCGGCAATTCCGACCAGTACAACCTCAGCCGGGCCAAAAAAACCCATTTCATCGATTACCTGGTCAAACCCATTCAGATGAGCGACCTGGAGCGATCCATCCAGAAGGCCTTTGCCTGA
- a CDS encoding ZIP family metal transporter, whose product MADIHDFFLRLPPVTQSLAGGLFTWLMTALGAGLVFFTRTVNSKVLDAMMGFAAGVMIAASFWSLLVPSIDMAAAQGLVEWFPAVVGFLAGGVFLRICDQFLPHLHIGFPMEEAEGISTTWRRATLLVLAITLHNIPEGLAVGVLFGAAASGVDPSGAATVMGAITLALGIGIQNFPEGVAVSMPLRREGISVRRSFWYGQLSGIVEPIAAVVGAWAVLTVQPMLPYALSFAAGAMIYVVVEELIPESQLRGNTDIATLGTMLGFSVMMVLDVALG is encoded by the coding sequence TTGGCTGACATCCACGACTTTTTCCTGAGACTCCCCCCCGTTACCCAGAGCCTGGCCGGGGGACTCTTTACCTGGCTGATGACCGCCCTGGGCGCGGGACTGGTCTTTTTTACCCGCACCGTCAACAGCAAGGTGCTGGACGCCATGATGGGCTTTGCAGCCGGCGTGATGATCGCCGCCAGTTTCTGGTCCCTGCTGGTGCCCTCCATCGACATGGCCGCCGCGCAGGGTTTGGTGGAGTGGTTTCCCGCAGTGGTCGGCTTCCTGGCCGGGGGAGTCTTCCTCAGGATATGCGATCAGTTCCTGCCTCACCTGCACATCGGCTTTCCCATGGAGGAGGCAGAGGGCATCTCCACCACCTGGCGCAGGGCCACCCTGCTGGTGCTGGCCATCACCCTCCACAATATTCCCGAGGGACTGGCCGTGGGAGTTCTTTTCGGGGCGGCGGCCTCTGGGGTTGATCCTTCCGGGGCGGCCACCGTCATGGGCGCCATCACCCTGGCGCTGGGTATCGGCATCCAGAACTTTCCGGAGGGCGTGGCCGTCTCCATGCCCCTTCGACGCGAGGGCATATCGGTGCGACGTAGTTTCTGGTACGGGCAGCTTTCGGGTATAGTCGAGCCCATCGCGGCCGTCGTCGGCGCCTGGGCGGTTCTGACGGTGCAGCCCATGCTGCCCTACGCCCTCTCCTTTGCGGCAGGCGCCATGATCTACGTGGTGGTGGAAGAACTCATTCCCGAATCGCAGCTGCGCGGCAACACCGACATCGCCACCCTGGGCACCATGCTGGGCTTCAGTGTCATGATGGTGCTTGACGTGGCTTTAGGTTAA
- a CDS encoding YncE family protein: protein MRTLLLFLAALIAFTLQPQAGAQAQTYYVYVAAESDDQVYLVSYNAQTGEGAVEDAVAVGQWPTENEGPHGINISPDGEHWYLSIAHGNPYGWLYKYTTGTNEMVARTELGMFPASMEISRATGLLYVVNFNLHGDHEPSTVSVVDPEVMEEITKIPTGIMPHGSRITEDGRRQYHVSMMTDELMEINTATMKISRRLGLRRDGGPDHPVDEGGMSGHAEMGGMSDGSGMSGMQPEVKPTWADPHPDRPMVYVAGNGSDEILEIDRESWSVTRRFQAPEGSAPYNLEVAHDGRYLVASYKSGGTTGVWNLDSGEEVAVIPNSRTVTHGVSISPDSRFAFISVEGKGGEPGSVDVIDLQRLERTAVIEVGKQAGGIIHWKTER, encoded by the coding sequence ATGCGTACATTACTACTTTTCCTTGCCGCGCTGATCGCCTTCACCCTTCAGCCCCAGGCCGGGGCGCAGGCGCAGACCTACTACGTCTACGTGGCGGCCGAATCCGACGACCAGGTCTACCTGGTCTCCTACAATGCCCAAACGGGTGAGGGCGCGGTGGAGGACGCCGTGGCCGTGGGACAGTGGCCCACCGAAAACGAGGGTCCCCACGGCATCAACATCTCCCCCGACGGGGAGCACTGGTATCTCTCCATCGCCCACGGCAACCCCTACGGCTGGCTCTACAAGTACACCACGGGCACCAATGAGATGGTGGCCCGCACCGAGCTGGGCATGTTTCCCGCCAGCATGGAGATCTCCCGTGCCACGGGCCTGCTCTACGTGGTGAACTTCAACCTTCACGGCGACCACGAGCCCTCCACCGTTTCGGTGGTGGATCCCGAGGTGATGGAGGAGATTACCAAGATCCCCACGGGCATCATGCCCCACGGCTCTCGCATCACCGAAGACGGACGCCGGCAGTACCACGTCTCCATGATGACCGACGAGCTGATGGAGATCAACACCGCCACCATGAAGATTTCCCGCCGGCTGGGACTCCGCCGAGACGGCGGACCCGATCACCCCGTCGACGAGGGCGGCATGAGCGGCCATGCGGAGATGGGCGGCATGTCCGACGGCTCCGGGATGTCCGGCATGCAGCCGGAGGTCAAGCCCACCTGGGCCGACCCCCACCCCGACCGTCCCATGGTCTATGTGGCCGGCAACGGCTCCGACGAAATTCTGGAAATCGACCGGGAGTCGTGGAGCGTCACCCGCCGTTTCCAGGCCCCTGAAGGTTCCGCCCCCTATAACCTGGAGGTGGCCCACGACGGACGCTACCTGGTGGCCAGCTACAAGAGCGGCGGTACGACGGGCGTATGGAATCTCGACAGCGGCGAGGAGGTGGCCGTCATCCCCAACAGCCGCACGGTCACCCACGGAGTGAGCATATCCCCCGACAGCCGTTTCGCCTTCATCTCCGTGGAAGGCAAGGGCGGCGAACCGGGATCGGTGGACGTGATCGACCTACAGCGCCTGGAGCGTACCGCCGTCATCGAAGTGGGCAAGCAGGCGGGCGGCATCATCCACTGGAAGACCGAACGTTAA